The genome window atagggggtgggacccactgacacTACAGACCTATTATTCTGTGGAGAAACAGCACCTTGAATATTTattacagcgtttctacagctcgatgcggtttcgaaatgactccgtctttacggagatatccctgaaccgcataaaacgaaatcggatcgttttcgcccgtttcggctccgtgtggacggggcctaagtgttCGCCATATATAAGGCgctccggattataaggcgcactgtcgttttttgagaAAATTAAAAGCTTTtaagtgcgccttatagtgctgaaaatacggtaattcactgagttcaccaactaatactcttcactagaaatgttgtgtgaaatgattttcaagcagtcttgcggtatcagcttggtagatggaacagcgaggtgtccgataggcggagatctagatcagcgggagtggccagcgaagctgtgcatcgtggtgcatggtgggagttgttgtcttcaagcaccaaaaagtcactttctgccttttctcggtcaagacggcaccaaattagaattgtattttattattcgactacatttAGGagccaatttcaatacatattcatgcctccaccggtgaaatgctcctttaagtcTTGGTGTACTCTTGTAGCGATACAATAAATTCACTGAAAGAATATCACGCCTCTACTTTcgccacattggtgtcagaagtgggatattctaaaaaataaattccGCTTACGAAGCTGGCGATGTCAAGAAGCTATATCGCGAAGAAACTTCCCACCCTGGCCAGACCGAACACTGGCCAGGGTGGGACAGTGGGTTGATAGCCAGGCATGCGCCCCCCAACAAGCTGTCTCTGCCTGGTCCGTGGAAACCAAGACCTACTTCTCAGAGTGGGCCACCTTGGCACGGCGTGATGGACTGCTCTACAGGGTCTGGTGTGCACCAGGCTGGGGGAGCGATGTGTGGCAGTTACTGGACGACCGTTCCCATGCCCCTTTGCAGCAATACCAGGTGGGGGCCCCCATGGAGCGGGTTGGGGTGAACATCCTGGGCCCATTCCCCACCACAGACAGCGGGGACAGCTACGTCCCCGTGGCCATGCACTGTTTTTAAGTGGCCAGAGGCGTAGGCGATCCCCGACAAGAGTACGATGACCACAACCGAGCGCCTGGTGTGTGAGATGTTCTGCCGGTTTGGGGCACCTTAGGAACTGCACAGCGATCGGGGGCGGAACTTTGAGGCTAAAGTCTTTGCTGAGGTGTGCAAACACACGGGGGGTAAGCAAGACCAGGACGACGCCCCTCTTCCCCCGAGAGCGACGGGCTCGTGGAGAGGTTCAACCGGACGTTTGCCACGCAACCGGCTATCGTCACCTCACGACACTAGCGAGACTGGAACCGCCACCTACCCCCTTGTCCTGTGGGCTTATCGCTCAGCGGTGCAAGAGAGCACGGGGTGCACGCCATGCTCGGCAAAGCGACTGCGGACGCCTGTGGACATAGCCTTTGGCGCCCCCCCCACCTGACACTGTTCGCCCAAAGATACCGGTCTCCGAGTACCTGCGGGACATTCAGCAGCATCTGGCAGAGGCCCACGAGTTTGCCAGGCAGCGTCAGGAACAGGTGGGGGGGCACGACAAAGGCAGGGATATGACCTCCGTTGCCAGGGCCACTCCTTCGTGCCCCACACCCGTGGGAGAGGGTGTGGGTCTACAATCCAACACCGGAAAAAGGGGGTCTCTCCCAAACTGACCGGCCAGTGGGTGGGGCCCTGTGAGGTGCCGGAACAACTTTACGATGTGGTGCATGAGGTGAAGATGTGTGCCCGTGGGCGGGTGGTGGTGTCACACAGAGACCGCTTGGCACCCTACCGCCCCCTAAAGGCCAGACTTTCTGACACCAACCCAGCACGGCTCAACTCACACGGCGAGTCCTCCTACTCAAacagacagtgggggggggttggggcatGCGACCCCACGGGCTCACAGGCGGCAGCCTCCCTGTCGCTATCAGGACTTTGTGGGCTGAGGACAGGCGACATGCTGGTGGGGGCAATGTAGCGTCGGGGCTATGTTCGttgtattgtttataccacTGCTGTTGGTTGCTGATCTGTTCCCAGCATGCTTTGCTTTAAAAAGGTTTGAGAGTCCcaacggtgggggggggacggtTAGTGATTTCGGTTAGTCAATGTCAGGTTCTTAAGTCTTGGTGTACGCTTGTAACGGTACAATAAAGTCACTGTAATAATATCCCGCCTCTGCTTTTGACATTCGCCACAATTCTTTAGTGTGTAAGCCGTGCCAGAAGGGTTGGCTTTCTTTCGGATCCAgctgttatttattttcctaCGAGTGGAAGTCGTGGAGCGGAAGTCGGGACTACTGCCGACAGTTTCAAGCCCAGTTGGTGATTATCCAAACgcaggaggagcaggtaggaacTTGTCTCCAACACGTCATCACTCCCTACTATTTACATCAACATGTCTTATATTTCCATTAGCTACTAAATATCCCCAAATAACTAAATAGCTCCCATGTCATGAAGTCTTGGgctaatgtaggcctaatgtatGACATGAACGAGTACTTTTTAACAGTTACACTGTGAAACGTGTTCGCAATGAGAGGATAATTATTTCAATTATTAATCATACGCAATAATTGTATGATTTCTCAATAGAAGTTCATCGCTAACCGTACCGTGACCTATTATGATAATCGTGGTTACTGGACTGGAGGGACATGGCAGACGGGAGGCCGGGGGACCTGGGACGACGGAAGCGAAATCACAACAACGTAGGTTACACTCATATGGGTGTGTTATTAAGTGTGTACCAGTGCCATAAGGTGTGTAGTCCTATTATTAACAGGTGTGTGCACTCATACTCGCAGGTTCTTAGTCCTATTAGAAGTTACAGGTGTATAGGTGACAGTCTAAGTAGTAACAGGTGTGCATAGTAAAGATGTGTTTTACTACTAACAGGTGTAGTGTATGTGTTCCAGGTACTGGGTGGCCGGGTCTCCCACCAGTAGTGGCTGTATCAATTCTCTTAAAAGGACAGACCTGCTGGCCAGCTGGAGATCAGTCACCTGCTTCGAAAACCACCGCTTCATCTGTGAGAGCCCAGTTTTGATGAAGGCATTCTAGGAACGCTTTTTTTCACCCTGTGGTACGTGAAGTCACAGCAGGTTATACGTGAATAGTGTCGCTTTGTGCATTCATTGTGTTATCGATTGTAATTTTTCATTAATGTGtgtttgctaaataaataaaccaattaCCATGACCTTCCTGCAGTAATAATTATGTAGTTGGCATTCCTTCCTCAGCatttatctatgtatttaaCCATTCACATGAGATGGTTCTCAAAAGGTTTTGGACGAGAAATTCTGATGGGGGGGTTAGACGACtgtggctgtggtgtcaagCGGCCACTGGGCCCATAGTGGCCCTCTTTTTTTCTcggctcatgataggcctctgatcAGCCCAGGTAAGGctgtgcattaaggcggcctttgATGTAGATAACACAACATATCTCTGTAGATAACACAACATATCTCTATAGACAGAGATATCTCTAAACCTATCAAAGTGACTTGATTAATTAAGTAGCCATGGCCAACCAAGTTATTTTTTCAACCTTTccactttttttaatatattcttATAATCTAAATTATTTCTTCGATTTGAATTTTGGTGCAAGTTTACATTAAGTTTTTCGGATGGGAGTATTCCTTTATGGTAAACACGCCCGATTCTTCCGAGCAAAAAACATCTAAAACATGTTGACCAtctgggtatatatatatatatattcaggaaatattttatatttcgATAAGGCAAAGAGATACGTTTATAATATTATGACATGTTAATTTAACAATGCACAGTGAACAGTCTTTCAATAAATTCCTGAAGGATGGACTGAAACAAACGACTGCTGACCCCGTCTCCTACTCTCTGGACTCCTTGCTCCTCTTCTTCCTGGGAGGAGCAGCGGCTTGGGCTTCCTCCTtagtctgctcctcctctattattgtctcctccttctccttcttcttcctcctcctcttgggaTGCACAGCAGCTTGGGCCTCCTCCTGAGTCTGATCCTCCTCtacgctcctctcctcctcatccatgttggtctcctcttctttctccttcctcctcttcttctttgtcTTGGGTTTTGGAGGACATTCCTCTTCCGTCTCCTTTTCTCCCCGGCAGGattttctcttctttttcttAACGGGTTGTTCTTCTAAGGAACACTCTGGTGTCTTCACGGCAGCCTCCATCAATTCCaactcttcctcccctctcttcctcctcccttcctcctggGGTGAGGAGTCGTCCTCCTCTTCTAGATCagctttcttcctcttcttcttcttctcctgagGGACCTCACTTATCTCCTCCTGGGGTGGGGAGTCGTCCTCCTCTAGATcagctttcttcttcttcttcttctttttcttctgagGCCCCTCAATTATCTCCTTCTGGGGTGAGGAGTCCTTCTCCTCTAGATCagctttcttcctcttcttcttcttcttctcctgagGGACCTCACTTATCTCCTCCTGGGGTGGGGAGTCGTCCTCCTCTTCTAGATCagctttcttcctcttcttcttcttctcctgagGGACCTCACTTATCTCCTCCTGGGGTGGGGAGTCGTCCTCTTCTAGATcagctttcttcttcttctttttctcctgAGGGACCTCCCTTATCTCCTCCTGGGGTGGGGAGTCGTCCCTTTCTAGATCAcctttcttatttttctttttcttcttcttcttctgaggGACCTCACTTATCTCTTCCTGGGATTTTGCAGTCGATTGGTCGACAGGTGGGCTTTTCTCTTGTTGGTTGTCTGGCAGTTGATTTTTCTTGCCATATTTGGCCATGTATTCTGCTTCCTGTTTTTCCAGTCTGGCCAGCTTGGCGCTCATTCCGAAGCCGTGCCGTGCCCCCCTGTGCCAGAGAGATAAGAGGGTGGTCATGGGAAGTGTAACAAAGGTGGTCATGGGAAGTGTAGTCTTTAACCACAAAGCAGGGAATAGACAAAGTGGGTAGTAGAGTATATATACAGTCAGTGTACTGCACTGTTAATATCTGTTTCGAGGTGACGGCGCCTGCCTCTGTATTAGCCAATTATAATTGTAAACCGCAGGAAATCTtttccctgattggtcaggggaCGCCATCTTGCTCAGGGGTTGTTTGGTTTCAAAGGTTGCTCTCTTCTGTCGTTTTCTGCTCCCTCGCTTTTTAAGATTCTCAAATctcacctacagcacctttattataataatattaaaataaagtgtgACTTGTATTAATCTATAATatagaatataataataaaatatagaaGTGTTACTTGTGAGCAGTGCGTCCTCCACAAGCCTTCATCAGGTCAGCGTCGGAAAGCCTGTTGAGAAAATACACATTATAGCTGGTAATACATGTAAATACAAATGCTCATACTGCTAGTAAATAGCtctggcgtgtgtgtggattagggctggtttaagcagcctcacctggcccgagtcggACTGATTACTCTGGGGCTggatgaggctgcacacctgttgtgcattcAATTTGCATAGGTTAAGCCAGCTCATCCCCACACATactcaggccccgtttacacgaagggaaagcgcagatatttccacacggtttggcctctcatttacacgaaaacgcagtttttatcaccgaaaacgatcatttctaaaaaaaaactccggccaaattGGAGaattctgaaaacgccggttatgtgttgtcgtgtcaatgGGGGGAAACGGGGTTGTAgcttctgaagcgtcacattatgcgccaggaaatgcttaacgtcatatgagcgccctatgtttacagtttgtttgttacaggaagacgctcgtgttattcgttgttgttgattctgaggattctgattggcttgcatggctttatccttctccctacactgccgcccataggtttgtcATAGTTAGaatggcgctcgacggcgtatttatgtgttttgatgtaaacgacaacttttttgaaaaaaatgttgtgtgcacaatgttatttttgaaaacgggggagggggggaaatattcgtttctataaataccctgctacgtataaatgTGGCCTCAGGAGATCTTGGCCATGGCAGCATTCAACACATGTTGTGTGTATCATTGACCTCCAAACTCTGCAATAAACCAGTTTACACATCACCAGCGTGTGCCCTGGTCAACGGGACGAGCCCAGTGAAGCCACCGGGGTTGAGGGTGGCGTGTGACAGGGACCCTGAGACTTCACCGTACTGTTTCCGTACCTGGTCATAGAGGACAGGTCCATGCGGTCGTCGTCCtccgagctgctgctgctgctgctcgagTCGCTGCTCTGAGGGGCCGGCTGCGCCTCCCCCGACAGCAGGGCCCCCGCCTGGGACACAAACACTTCGTCACGCTGGACCCCGGCGGGTTGGTGGCGCATGCAGATGGGTgtgaggagaggtgagggagggggctACTTTTGTGAGACGCTACCTTGACGAAGCAGCCGTACATCTTGTCCTTGGACAGTGCTGCTTTCCTGGGTTTCTTGTTGGAGACGCTCCCCTCCGTCTCCACAGTGGtcttcacctccaccccatTCTGGACAAGACCAAATTCTGGTTAGATTGTAAAACGACCAGAATATACCGCCTTTCACTCAGATTATAAACTATAAAATGATAGCTGATTATCTATGCACGAATTATAAACCGTTAATACCTGCTTGGTTGTAAACCATGAGATT of Gadus macrocephalus chromosome 11, ASM3116895v1 contains these proteins:
- the LOC132468214 gene encoding CD209 antigen-like protein D — protein: MDDELLYTTIVFGTNNVSPCDSKVIKDEIKKEPLEILDLTTSANRSQHPANRTQLLALIASVFLGLLSLLLLSAIIYLLLHSRGAQSELVRRVEDLKRERDTLNWTLNVITAMKVFQVEEYCPQKVCKPCQKGWLSFGSSCYLFSYEWKSWSGSRDYCRQFQAQLVIIQTQEEQKFIANRTVTYYDNRGYWTGGTWQTGGRGTWDDGSEITTTYWVAGSPTSSGCINSLKRTDLLASWRSVTCFENHRFICESPVLMKAF
- the gpatch4 gene encoding G patch domain-containing protein 4 isoform X5, translating into MADSLPEKSRGMKFAEQQLARYGWAEGKGLGRDEDGISEAIRVKVKCNKEGIGHKKAEEFTFHWWDHVFNKASSSLQVESGQNGVEVKTTVETEGSVSNKKPRKAALSKDKMYGCFVKAGALLSGEAQPAPQSSDSSSSSSSSEDDDRMDLSSMTRLSDADLMKACGGRTAHKGARHGFGMSAKLARLEKQEAEYMAKYGKKNQLPDNQQEKSPPVDQSTAKSQEEISEVPQKKKKKKKNKKADLEEDDSPPQEEISEVPQEKKKKKRKKADLEEKDSSPQKEIIEGPQKKKKKKKKKADLEEDDSPPQEEISEVPQEKKKKRKKADLEEEDDSSPQEEGRRKRGEEELELMEAAVKTPECSLEEQPVKKKKRKSCRGEKETEEECPPKPKTKKKRRKEKEEETNMDEEERSVEEDQTQEEAQAAVHPKRRRKKKEKEETIIEEEQTKEEAQAAAPPRKKRSKESRE
- the gpatch4 gene encoding G patch domain-containing protein 4 isoform X3 translates to MADSLPEKSRGMKFAEQQLARYGWAEGKGLGRDEDGISEAIRVKVKCNKEGIGHKKAEEFTFHWWDHVFNKASSSLQVESGQNGVEVKTTVETEGSVSNKKPRKAALSKDKMYGCFVKAGALLSGEAQPAPQSSDSSSSSSSSEDDDRMDLSSMTRLSDADLMKACGGRTAHKGARHGFGMSAKLARLEKQEAEYMAKYGKKNQLPDNQQEKSPPVDQSTAKSQEEISEVPQKKKKKKKNKKGDLERDDSPPQEEIREVPQEKKKKKKADLEEDDSPPQEEISEVPQEKKKKKRKKADLEEKDSSPQKEIIEGPQKKKKKKKKKADLEEDDSPPQEEISEVPQEKKKKRKKADLEEEDDSSPQEEGRRKRGEEELELMEAAVKTPECSLEEQPVKKKKRKSCRGEKETEEECPPKPKTKKKRRKEKEEETNMDEEERSVEEDQTQEEAQAAVHPKRRRKKKEKEETIIEEEQTKEEAQAAAPPRKKRSKESRE
- the gpatch4 gene encoding G patch domain-containing protein 4 isoform X1, which translates into the protein MADSLPEKSRGMKFAEQQLARYGWAEGKGLGRDEDGISEAIRVKVKCNKEGIGHKKAEEFTFHWWDHVFNKASSSLQVESGQNGVEVKTTVETEGSVSNKKPRKAALSKDKMYGCFVKAGALLSGEAQPAPQSSDSSSSSSSSEDDDRMDLSSMTRLSDADLMKACGGRTAHKGARHGFGMSAKLARLEKQEAEYMAKYGKKNQLPDNQQEKSPPVDQSTAKSQEEISEVPQKKKKKKKNKKGDLERDDSPPQEEIREVPQEKKKKKKADLEEDDSPPQEEISEVPQEKKKKRKKADLEEEDDSPPQEEISEVPQEKKKKKRKKADLEEKDSSPQKEIIEGPQKKKKKKKKKADLEEDDSPPQEEISEVPQEKKKKRKKADLEEEDDSSPQEEGRRKRGEEELELMEAAVKTPECSLEEQPVKKKKRKSCRGEKETEEECPPKPKTKKKRRKEKEEETNMDEEERSVEEDQTQEEAQAAVHPKRRRKKKEKEETIIEEEQTKEEAQAAAPPRKKRSKESRE
- the gpatch4 gene encoding G patch domain-containing protein 4 isoform X2, yielding MADSLPEKSRGMKFAEQQLARYGWAEGKGLGRDEDGISEAIRVKVKCNKEGIGHKKAEEFTFHWWDHVFNKASSSLQVESGQNGVEVKTTVETEGSVSNKKPRKAALSKDKMYGCFVKAGALLSGEAQPAPQSSDSSSSSSSSEDDDRMDLSSMTRLSDADLMKACGGRTAHKGARHGFGMSAKLARLEKQEAEYMAKYGKKNQLPDNQQEKSPPVDQSTAKSQEEISEVPQKKKKKKKNKKADLEEDDSPPQEEISEVPQEKKKKRKKADLEEEDDSPPQEEISEVPQEKKKKKRKKADLEEKDSSPQKEIIEGPQKKKKKKKKKADLEEDDSPPQEEISEVPQEKKKKRKKADLEEEDDSSPQEEGRRKRGEEELELMEAAVKTPECSLEEQPVKKKKRKSCRGEKETEEECPPKPKTKKKRRKEKEEETNMDEEERSVEEDQTQEEAQAAVHPKRRRKKKEKEETIIEEEQTKEEAQAAAPPRKKRSKESRE
- the gpatch4 gene encoding G patch domain-containing protein 4 isoform X4, whose product is MADSLPEKSRGMKFAEQQLARYGWAEGKGLGRDEDGISEAIRVKVKCNKEGIGHKKAEEFTFHWWDHVFNKASSSLQVESGQNGVEVKTTVETEGSVSNKKPRKAALSKDKMYGCFVKAGALLSGEAQPAPQSSDSSSSSSSSEDDDRMDLSSMTRLSDADLMKACGGRTAHKGARHGFGMSAKLARLEKQEAEYMAKYGKKNQLPDNQQEKSPPVDQSTAKSQEEISEVPQKKKKKKKNKKGDLERDDSPPQEEIREVPQEKKKKKRKKADLEEKDSSPQKEIIEGPQKKKKKKKKKADLEEDDSPPQEEISEVPQEKKKKRKKADLEEEDDSSPQEEGRRKRGEEELELMEAAVKTPECSLEEQPVKKKKRKSCRGEKETEEECPPKPKTKKKRRKEKEEETNMDEEERSVEEDQTQEEAQAAVHPKRRRKKKEKEETIIEEEQTKEEAQAAAPPRKKRSKESRE